The Haloplanus sp. GDY1 genomic sequence ACTTCGACACCGGTGAGATCATCGCTCGCCGCGAGGTCGACACGTCGTTTTCCGACACCGGGAAAGATCTTTATCGACGACTCGAAGCGGAACAGTTCGATCTGTTCACGGACGTCTGGCCCGACCTCGTCGCTGGCGACGTGGAGTCGACACCGCAGACGGACGCCGAGGGGACGTACCACACCATCGAGGACTTTCAGCGACTCTGCGAAATCGACCCCGACGAGGAGGTTCGCGCCGGGGACTTTCTGACCCGACTCCGGGCGTTGACGTTCCCGCCGTTCGACAACGCCACCGTAGAAATCGACGGGGAGCGGTATTACGTTGACATCGACGTTCGACCCGCTGAGGAAGGGGACGAGGAGGCACGAGAAGGATTCCTCGAATCCTACTGACAGAGATGCACTCCTGGAGGCGACGAGGGTTTCGTGAAGTGGTCCGTTGCTCCCCAGCACGGAAACAGCCATCCAAGCACCGGGGCTGAGGGAGGAGAGACCCTCGTCTATCCCTCAAGCTCGCACGAATCCAAATCCGACGGTCCAGAACACCATCTGGTAGATTCTCCAGGTTGTATTTGGTTGGGTACCGCAAGGACAATCTATTAGCGTCTCGCCGCGAGGATTGTCGGTTACCCATTTCGTGGCTTCCTCTCAACCAGGTCCGCAAATAGGTCCTCGTACGCTTCGGCCACTGTATCGATCCCGAATGCCGATGCCCGCTTTCGGACGTCGAACGATCTGTCGTCTTCCAACTGCGCCACCATCGAATCTGCCAAGCCATGGACATCGTCGACAGGTACAAGACGTCCGTACGCACCCTCCTCTAAGATTTCAGCTGGACCGCTCTGACAGTCGGTCGCGACGACTTGTGTCCCGCAGGCCATCGCCTCAACGAGGATGTTTCCGAACCCCTCCCAGCGCGAGGGCAAGACGAACAGATCTGCCGAGGCCAAATACGCATAAATGTTGTCGACGAACCCAGGAAAATCGATATCCTCGACGATTCCCAGACTATCGGCAAGCCGACAATATTCCTCCGTCTTCGGTCCCTGACCGGAGATTATCAATCGTAGCTCCCGCGATACGTTTTCCTGTGCGATAGCGAACGCACGAAGCAGCGTCTCGAATCCCTTCTGTTCGATGTGACGGCCAGCCCCGAGAATCACGTCGGCTTCGTCGAACCAGGGATGCTCCGGATCCCGGCTTGCCTGCCGTTTGAGGCGATCCGAGACGATCGGATTGTAGATGACGGTGATATCCTCCCGAGAGAGTCCCATGGTCCGCACTAGATCGTTCCGTACACCTGCGGACACCGCGACACAGTGGTCTGCGTTCTGGTAAACGGATCGGGCAGCCAGGAACAGCAGCACGTCCTTCGTCGATCCAAGCTCACTCGACGGCATATTGTGGACGCTCGGAACGAACGGGATGTCCTCGTTCGTGGCAAGCGCCATGGCCGCTGCGACGTTGTTGTGGGGCATCATCGAATAGAGGAGATCCGGTTCTGCACGCCGCAGGTATCGGTGTAGCGAGGGCACACCGGTGAGGACTCGACGCGCGGAGAGGTCGACGACGTTCACATCCTCGTGGAGTTCACCGAGTAACTGTCCTTCGGCGCTCACGAGGACGAGGTCGACATCGTGCCCACGCTCCACCAACCCCGTCGAGAGGTTCACTGCGACACGTTCAGCCCCCCCGACTCGCAACGATGTCGTCGATATAGCGAGATGCATTCTCTGTCCCGCCGAATGGTTCGGAGCTATTTCTATCGCTCGCATCCTGGACCTATCGTCGCCAGCGTCAGGACACGAGTTCGTCAGATCTGAACAGAAAAGCAACAGTCTTCAATATCGTTCGACATGCTGTAGCCATGACTCGGCGGTTATTGATCCCCGTTATGCCCCATCGGGATCCCTCGTTCGTGGGGCGCCTAGGGACCGCTCTTGAAGAAAGGGGATTCGAGATTGACTATCTTCCGAAAAACGACCGTGCTCTCCGTGAGCTAGCCGAATACGTCCCAGAGTCTCGGATTCTCGCTGACTATCTGGACCACGAACCTCAACGGTCGCTTGAAGAAATCTGTGATAAGGTTGGCATTTCGAGCGTCCGAGATGAAGTGTTCCCGCAGATGGTGTATGACTTTGCCTACTCTGTCCCGAGCTATCGCGCCGATCCTCTCGCCGGACGCGCCGACTTGGACTTCAACCGATACAGACGGCTGCTCCACAAGTCGCTTGACTATTTGGTTGAGTACTATACGAGGACCGACGCCGGCCTCCCAGTGCAACACGTAGGTGGGGAGGTGCTCAGACGAGCCCTCCAGCGCGTCGCGGACGCACACGACGTAGCATCAGTGTGGGTTGGATTCTCTCCGATACCAGGACGAGCGAGCCTCTATCGAGATGAATCGGTAACTTGGGACATGTTCGAAACGAAGCCGTTCGAAGAACTGACGACAGATGAGAGGGAGCGTGCTCGCGAGTTGATTCGGAATACGAGAACGGACTCACCCGTCGTGGGGAGCAACGAAGGTAACTTGGATGGCGACGACGGTTCGGTAGCAGTGGATGTCTACAACAAAATTAAACGTATCACTGCCGAGAGGAAGGAAGTCGTTCCAGAGATCAAACACTGGCTCCAGCACAACGTCGTCAGGCAACTGCTAAAGAGGTACGCAAACTATCGGTATCTCTCTGCGGACGAATCGACCAAATTCATAGACTCTGAAGAGTTCGTGTTTTTCCCGCTGCAGTTCTTTCGAGAGTCACGTGTCACGGTTCGGGCAAAGCCGTTCTACAATCAAAGTTGGCTAGTGGAGTACCTCTTTCGCTCGGTACCCGCGGGATATGAACTCGCTGTGAAGGACCATCCACAGCAACTGGGCTCACAGCCGCGTTCGTGCATCGATGCGATCGCCCGTCACTCGACGGCACTCCATCCGGGCACGAACGCCCACGACGTCGTTGAGGAGGCGTCAGCAATCGTCACGCTGAACAATACCGTCGGATATGAGGCACTCATTCACGGAAAACCCGTCGTCACGTTGGGCGATGCCTTCTACAGCCACCGGGGATACACGTACGACGTAAATAATATGACATCTCTGCCCGAAACCCTAGCAGATGCGGTAGCATCAGACGGGCTGACCGAATCCGAAGTTGTCGAATTCGCTCACGGTATCCTCTCGGGAAGCGTTCCCGGGGTGTGGGGCGATCCTGCGGATGGAAACGTGAGACGTCTAGCCACCTCCATTATTGAGTACATCGCGTAACTTCCGCTACGATGAAAATCGGTCAGACATCCGCAGTTCATTTTCTTTCGCAACTCTCCCTCTCTCTCATGGGGTTCTTAGCGAATCTCTATCTGGCCAACGTCTTGGGTGCGTCGGTCCTCGGGACGTACTTTTTGTCCGTCTCCATTATCATTTGGCTGAGCGTGCTGGGGGATATCGGGATCCACAACGCATTGAAAAAGCGGTTGAGCGAAGGATGCCGGTCTGATCACGTGTGGACCGCGTCGGTCGTCCTGCAACTCGCCACGCTGGTCGTACTCTCCGCGGGCGTCGTTCTATTCAGCGGTTCCTTGAACCGGTACGTGGGTGCACCGATCGCGATGATCGTACTCGTCGCCCTGTGGACGAACGTCGCTTTCGAGTTCGTCAAGGCAACTCTCGACGGTGGTCACAAGGTTCACATATCGAGTCTTCTTGATCCGGCAAACGTGGGGGTTCGCTCGGTCGTGCAGATTGTATTTACCTTCGCTGGCTATCGTCTCTTCGGTCTCTTTTTCGGCTTCGTGCTCGGAGAGATAATCGCCCTCGTCATCGGATTGAAATTCGTAACAAAGCGAGTCACGACCCCAAACCGGACGGACTTTCGACGATTGATCGACTTCGCGAAGTTCTCGTGGATTTCGCCCGTCAAGGGGCGGTCGTTTCTCTCCATGGACACGATCATTCTAGCATGGTTTGTCGCCAACTCACAGATCGGCGTCTACGAGATTGCGTGGAATGTGGCTGCGATCTTCGCTATCTTCACCGCTTCGGTCGGCCGCGCCATGTTTCCCGAAATGAGTCAAGCCTCAACAGAGAATGACGGCGACCGGATCGCGACCTATACCGAACTCTCGCTCTCGTTTTCGGGGTTGTTCATCATTCCAGGACTTGTCGGGAGCGTGCTCCTCGGCGAATTCGTTCTCTCTCTCTACGGTGCCGAGTTCACTGCCGGCTACACCACGCTTATCGTGCTTGTTTGTTCAAGGTTGGTTGCCAGCTTCGAATCTCAGTTCACAAACACGCTCAACGCCGTTGACCGTCCTGAACTCACGATGCGGTCGAACCTCCTGTTCGTTGGGACGAACGCCGTCGCAAACGTCGTGCTGATCGACCAGTTCGGAATCATGGGGGCGGCAGCAGGAACAACGGTTGCGGTACTCCTGAGCGGCGGATACGCATATTCCCTGGCAGTTTCTGAAGTCCCGTTCGTCATCCCGTTCGATGAGTTTGCCCGGCAGGCTGGTTCAGCGGTGATTATGGGCGTCGTCGTCTTCGTTGGGATGGGTCTTGTCCCGTCCACACTGATTTGGAACCTTGGACTGATCTGTCTGGGAGCAATCGTGTATCTCTTCGTGTTGCTGGCCCTCTCCGATACGTTCCGAACGGCCGTTGTCAGCAACGTCCTCTCCTCGGATGTGTAGTACCCGTTATCATGCGAGTGATCTTGATCTCAGTTCTCTGTCATCGAATCCCCACGAGTCACCGTCGCCACCGTTGCCGCCCAATCGAGCGTCGAACTGAAAGCTATTTAGCCCCGTGAGATAGTGAGATGGGGACATGCAAGCAGTCGTACTCGCCGCCGGCGAGGGCACCCGCCTCCGCCCCCTCACGGAGGACAAACCCAAGGGCATGGTCGACGTCGCGGGCAAACCGATCCTCACACATTGCTTCGAACAGCTCGTCGACCTCGGCGCCGAGGAACTCGTCGTCGTCGTCGGCTACCGCAAACAGGACATCATCAGCCACTACGGCGACTCCTTCGGTGACGTCCCCATCACCTACACCCACCAGCGCGAGCAGAAGGGACTGGCCCACGCCCTCCTGACGGTCGAGGAGCACGTCGACGACGACTTCATGCTCATGCTCGGGGACAACGTCTTCCGGGCGAACCTCGGCGACGTGGTGAGCCGTCAGCGCGAAGATCGCGCCGACGCCGCCTTCCTCGTTGAGGAGGTGCCGTGGGAGGAGGCCTCCCGCTACGGCGTCTGTGTCACCAACGACTACGGCGAGATCACGGAGGTGGTCGAGAAGCCCGAGGACCCGCCCTCGAACCTGGTGATGACCGGCTTCTACACGTTCACGCCGGCCATCTTCCACGCCTGCAAACTCGTCCAGCCCTCGAACCGCGGCGAGTACGAGATCAGCGAGGCCATCGACCTGCTCATCCGCTCGGGCCGGACCATCGACGCCATCGGCATCGAAGGGTGGCGGATCGACATCGGCTACCCCGAGGATCGCGACGAAGCGGAGCGACGGATCGAGAACGAGGAGTAAGACCGATCCGACGCAGGTTACGGCGGTACCAGCAGCCTAATAAGAATCTTCGGCGAACGACTCGACGAACCAATGGGACGAGTGTTGTCAAGCCGGGAGTCGATATGAGTGGTCGGCCGCTCACTATCGTCGTTCCGGTGTACAACGACCCGGAAGGGGTCAAGCGAACGCTACACTCTCTAGATTCGCAGTGGGTACCTGACATATCCGTGGCAGTCGTAGATAATGGATCGTCCGACGAGACTCACCGCGTCGTCAAGAACTTCGCCCCGACTCACATCGACCTGTGCTGTCGCTCCGAATCGACCATCCAGTCCTCCTACGCCGCCCGCAACACCGGCATCCGCCACGTCGACGCGGACGTGATCGCTTTCCTTGACGCCGATGTGACCGTGGCTGACAACTATTTTGACCGCGCGCTTGCACACTTGGAGCGTAACGACCTCGATTACCTCGGCTGCCGCGTCGACCTCACCATTCCCGACGGCCAACACACCCGAACCGCCCGATACAACGCCCACACGGGCTTTCCGATCCAGCAGTACCTCGACCGTCACCGCTACGTCCCCACCTGCGCCCTGTTCGTCCGCCGCGAGGTGTTCGCGGACGTAGGCCTGTTCGACCCGCGCCTGATCTCGGGCGGTGACATGGAGTTTGGGAACCGGGTCGACGCCACGGAGTATGATATGGGCTACTGCGCCGATGCCGTCGCCTCCCACCCCGTTCGCACCTCCCTTCGCTCCCTCTACGGCAAGAACGTCCGCGTCGGACGGGGTCACTGCCAGCTCCAGCGGTACTATCCCAAGCGGTACGGCGAGCCGCCGATCCCCCCGCGACACGAGCCTCTCGACGTGGAGACGGCCGACCTGTCGATCGACGACCGCCTCGCCTTCGGCGCCCTTTCGACGGCGATGACGGCGGCCCGGGCGAGCGGCTACGCACGAGAACTCCTGTCGCCGTCCGACACCGGGGCGGACGTGGACGGGCCGCCGTCGCTGTAGCGAACGGTACGGCTTTGTCGGTCGGGCCGTGTTTGCTTGCATGAGCGACATCGCGGACTTCTGGAACGCGTGGAGCGCGGAGACGGCGACGAAGACACGCGAAGCCATCGGAGTGGCCCGCGACCGCAACGCCAGGCGTCTCGAACGAACCGTCGATTGATACTACCGGCTGTACGTCGAGCGAGACGGCGCATCGTGACGCGAGCACGAAAGTGTGAACGCGGCCCGGCTCGTTGAGGGAGTGATCGACAGCGGTACGACCTACTCCTCGACCGTCTCCACCTTCTCCAGCAACCCGGGCGTCAGGAAGGCGTAGAGATACCCTAGTCCCACCGCTCCAGTAAAAACGAAAATCGTCAGAATCTGCAACACGGCGGCCACGGAGGGCTTCGTCACACAGCCCTTCACCCGCCGCGGCACCCGATCCAGAAACAGGAAGCGAAGGTAGTCGGTCTCGTCGCCGTCCTCGTCGGGATACAGCAGGCTCATCACGCGCTTGGAGTAGCCCTGCCAGAACGACCGGGCGACGAGCCAGGTGAACTCCCCGCGGTAGTCGAACAGTTTGTGATCCACCACGGCGTCGTCGGTGTAGACGACGCCCTGGCCGGTCAACTCGCGGATCCGGATACAGACGGGCGCCTCGTGGGCCTGGATGTGTTTGTCGCCGCGGCGGCCGGTGTGGGTGTCGTAGCCGCCGGCCTCGAGGAAGACGTCCCGTCGGAACGAGATGTTCGACCCGTAGCCGTTGCGCACCTCCTCGCCGTCGTCGGCGAAGCCGGGTTCGACGCAGCCGACGAGCCAGTAGAACTCGGCGGGGAAGAAGTCGGGTTTCTCGGTCTGCCAGTCGGGGCGCACGTCGCCGGCGACGGCGACGGCGTCGGTTTCCTCGTAGGTCGACACGAGTTCGGCGATCCAGTCCTCGTGGGCGACGGCGTCGTCGTCGATCATCGCCACGACCTCGCCGGAGGCGAGTTCGGCGCCCTTCGTCCGGGAGTAGGAGATGCCGTGGTTCTCCTCGTTGCAGTGTGTGAGCACGTTCTCGACGTCGCCGAAGTCCTCCAGCACCCGCTCGTAGACGGCCTCGTTGCCGTCGACGACGAGGACGACCTCCAGCGGATCGTACGTCTGTGCGAGGGCGCTCTCGACGGCCTCGGTGAACGCCTCGTACCGATCCATCGCGTACGTACAGACGACGACCGACACCTGCATCGCCCGGACGTTCCGCCGAGGCGAGAATAAGCGTTTTCGTTGGTGGTCGAGCCGTCCTCTCACGGCCGCAATTCGGCACCCAAAGCCGTTCCGGCCATCGAAAGATAACAAGGTTTATGCCCGTAATCCAAGTCCGTTCGGCCAATGAGCGACGATCAGAGTCAGGGGTCCTCGTCGGTCGCAGACCTCTTTTTCGACTGGTATCACGTCCCCACGCTCGTCCTCGTCGTCGCCGGAATGCTCGCCATCCGTCTCCAGGAGTACGACAGCTACGTCCGGGACGGAACGGTGTACTTCTCCGGCAACGACGCCTGGTATCACCTCCGCACGGTCGAGTACACGGTGCGTCACTGGCCGTTCACGATGCCGTACGATCCGTGGACGAACTTCCCGTACGGCACGAACGCCGCCCAGTTCGGGACGCTGTACGACCAGATCATCGCGACGGCGGCGCTGGTCGTCGGCCTCGGCAGCCCGTCGAGCGACCTGATCGCGAAGACGCTGCTGGTCGCCCCGGCGGTGTTCGGCGCGCTCTGTGCCGTGCCCGTCTACGCCGTCGGCAAGCGCCTCGCGGGCCGGACCGCCGGCGTCTTCGGCGCCGTCGTCCTCCTGCTCCTCCCCGGCCAGTTCCTCCAGCGCGGCCTCGTCGGCTTCGCCGACCACAACGTCGCCGAGCCGCTGTTCCAGACCATCGCCGTCCTGGGGCTGATGATCGCCCTCGCCGTGGCCACGCGCGAGAAACCCGTCTGGGAGCTCGTGGTCGACCGGGACCTGGACGCGCTCCGCCGACCGCTCGTCTGGAGCGTCGCCGCCGGCGCGGCGGTCGCGGTCTACATGTGGGTCTGGCCGCCGGGCGTCCTGCTCGTCGGCATCTTCGGCACCTACCTCGTCTACCAGCTCGTCAGCGACTACGTCACCGGCGGCTCCCCCGAACCCGTCGCGTTCGTCGGCGTCGTGTCGATGGTCGTGGCGGCGATCCTGATGCTCCTCCAGTTCGAGGAGGCGAGCTTCGGCCCGACGGACTTCGGCCTCCTCCAGCCGGTCGTGGCGCTCGGCGTCGCCGCCGGCGCCGCCTTCCTCGCGGGGCTGGCGCGCGTCTTCGACGACCGGAACCTCGACCGGGAGTACTACCCGGTCGCCGTCGTCGGCCTGATCGGCGTCGCCGTGGGCGTCGTCGCCGTCGCCCTCCCCGACCTGTTCGGGACGATCCGCACCAACGCCCTCCGCTTCATCGGCTTCAGCGCCGGCGCGGCCACCCGGACCATCGCGGAGGCCCAGCCGTACCTCTCGCCCGACTCCCTCCAGCAGAACGCGATGACGCCGACCGGCCGGATCATGGCCGACTACGGCTTCACCCTCTTCACGGGCGTCGTGGGCGTCATCTGGCTGCTCGCGAAACCGCTGGTGCGTGACGGCGAGACGGAACGTGTCGCCTACGCCGCCGGCTCGCTCGCCCTGCTCGGACTGCTGTTCGTCGTCCCGGCGCCGTTCCAGGCCGTCGCCGACGCCGTCGGCGTCGTCTCCGAACTCGTCGGCGTCGCGCTGGTGGCGCTGATCCTGTTGGGCGCCGTCCTCCAGACCAACTACGACGCCGAGAAGCTCCTCTTCGTCGTCTGGGCGGCCTTCATCACCTCGGCGGCGTTCACGCAGATCCGGTTCAACTACTACCTCGCGCCGGTCGTCGCCGTCGCGAACGCCTACCTGATCGGCCAGCTACTCAACTCGCTCGACCTGCGAGTCGGCTCCGTCGACGCGCTCCGGAACCTGCAGGGGTATCAGGTGCTCGCGGTGCTCGCGGCCGCGATGCTGATGATCACCCCGGTGTTGCTCGTGCCGATGAACGTGCGCAACTCCGGCAACCCGTCGTTCGACCGGAGCAACACCGCCTGGCAGGCGGCACAGGGCGGCGGTCCCGGGGCCATCACCGAGTGGGAGGGGTCGCTCCAGTGGATGGAGTCGAACACCCCCGCGCCCGGCACCTTGGGCGGTGCGAACAACGAGATGGAGTACTACGGCACCTACGACCTGACGGACGACTACGACTACCCGGCGGGTGCCTACGGCGTCCAGTCGTGGTGGGACTACGGCCACTGGATCACCGTTCGCGGCCACCGCATCCCGAACGCCAACCCGTTCCAGCAGGGCGCCACCGACGCCGCGAACTTCCTGCTCGCGGCGAACGAGTCGGCCGCCCAGGAGGCGCTCGGGGAGCGGGATCAGGAGGCGGCCGGCACGCGGTACGTGATGGTCGACTGGCAGATGGTCAACCCGCAGTCGAAGTTCGGGGCGCCGGTCGTCTTCTACGACCGGGGGAACGTCTCCCAGGCCGACTTCTACGGCCCGGTGTACTCCAGCAACCTCCGGAGCCTGTTCTACATGCGTAGCCAGCGGTACTACGAGAGCCTGATGGTGCGCCTGTACGCCTACCACGGGAGCGCGATGCAGCCGCAACCGGTCGTCGTCGACTGGGAGCAGCGACGCGCCGAGACCCAGGCCGGCGAGACGGTCTCCATCCGCGCCGGCCCGCAGGGCCAGAACCGGACGCTGCTCCGCCAGTTCGACAACGTGTCGGCCGCGCGGTCGTACGTCGAGCAGGACGGCTCGGCACAGATCGGTGGCGTCGGCCACTACCCCACCGAGCGGGTGCCGGCGCTCGAACACTACCGGCTGGTGACGGTGAGCGAGTCGAACGCCACCAGTTCCTCGCAGTACCAGGCGTCGGCGCGTCGCACCTTCGCCACGACGGGCGTGCCGCCGTCCTCGCAGACCATCTACGAGCCCTCGTGGGTGAAGACCTTCGAGAAGGTGCCGGGAGCGACGGTCACGGCCGACGACCTGCCCCCGAACACGACGGTTCGCGCGACGGTGCCGATGCACGTCCCGACGACCAACCAGACGTTCAGTTACCGCCAGGAGGCCCGGACGAACGCCGACGGGGAACTCTCGATGACGCTCCCCTACTCCACGACGGGGTACGACGAGTACGGCCCCGAGAACGGGTACACGAACGTCAGCGTCCGCGCGGAGGGGCCGTACCTGCTCCAGACGGCGCTGCTGAACGACAACGGCTCGCTCGTCCAGTACCGCGCCCAGGTCAACGTCAGCGAGGGCCGGGTCAACGGCGACGTCGCCGAGCCGAAGCCGGTGACGTTCGAGGCGCGCAACCCGCTCCAGAACATCTCGCTCAGTCCCGGCAACGACTCCGCCGAGTCGCTCGACCCGGCCGAACCGGTCGCGCCGGCGGACGGGTCGACCGACGGCGAGGATCCCGACGGATCGACCGACAGTGACGCGTCGCCGACCGGACCGTCGGCGCTCCGCGCACCCGATGCCGTCCGGACCTGACGGGATGGAGCGACGCCTCCGTCCCCTGGTCGTCGTCTACCTCAAGGGGATCTGCATGGGGGCGGCCGACGCCGTCCCGGGCGTCTCGGGGGGCACCATCGCCCTCATCACCGGCATCTACGAGCGCCTGATCGCCGCCATCACCGCCGTCACGCCCGAACGGGTGTGGTCGCTCCTGGCCGCGCCGCTGCCGGGCCGCCGCGACGACGCCCGGGCCGCCTTCCGGGCGGTCGACGGCTGGTTTCTCGGCGCACTCGGTGGTGGAGTTCTCACGGCCGTCCTCGTGGCGACGCGGGTGCTCCACGTCGCCCTCGACGCCGAACCGGTCGTCACGTTCGGCTTCTTCTTCGGCCTGATCGCCGCCTCGGCCGTCGTCCTCGCGGGCGAGGCGACCCTCGATACGCCGGGACGGGTCGGCGCCGCCGTCGCCGGCTTCCTCCTGGCCTTCCTCTCGGCCGGGCGCGCGGGGACGGCGCTCCCCTCGACGCCGCTGGTCACCGTCGCCGTCGGCGCCGTCGCCATCAGCGCGATGGTGTTGCCCGGCATCTCGGGGTCGCTCATCCTCGTCATCCTCGGACAGTACGAGTTCCTGATCGAGCGGCTGACGGCCTTCGTCGACGCGCTCCTCGGACTCGTCGTCGGGGGCACCGTCGCCGCCGCCGTCGGCCCCGCGACCACCGTCGTCGCCTTCGGCGTCGGCGCCCTGGTCGGCCTGTTCACCGTCGCCCACGCCGTCCGCTGGGCACTCGACTGCTACCGCCACGCGACGCTCGCCTTCCTCGTGAGCCTCGTCGTGGGCGCGCTCCGCGCCCCGGTCGTCGAGGCGGGCGAGGCGCTGGCGCCCGGGGGGTGGACGACCGACGCGATCCTCGCCTTCGCGCTCGCGGCCGTCGTCGGCGTCGTCCTCGTGGCGGCGCTCGAACGCTACACCGACGGCATCGAGATCTGATCCCGACGGCTCACTCCCGCGTGACCGCCAGGTTCCGCACCTCCGCCCCACACTCCGGACAGACCGTCAGGCGCTGCTCGCTCGCCTCCCGGTGGGCACACGACCGGCACTCGTAGTAGCCGCCCGCCGGAGTGTACGGATCTATGCGATTGTGACTCATACTCACGACGGTCGTACACCGTACAGTCAAATTACTGTTTCGATCGGAGTAGTGAACGTGGACGAGTCGACGGACGTTTGCTCAGTCGTCGAGGCGGGCGACACAGACGAACGTCTCGGGGCGGGACGCCGCGCGCTCGATAGCGAAGCCGGCGTCGGTCTGGAGGGCGACGGCGTCGCCGAGGGCGTAGGTCTCCTCGCGCGGCGGGCCGGCCTCGCCGGCGCCCGCCCGGTCCCAGTCGACGGTGACGAGGCGGCCCCCCGGGCGGAGGACGCGAGCGACCTCGGCCATCGCCTCGGGATCCGCGAACTCGTGGAAGGTCATCGTCGAGACGGCGGCGTCGAGTTCGCCGTCGCCGAACGGCAGGTCGGCGGCGTCCGCCTCGACGAGTTCGACCCCGTCCGGGACGCCCTTCTCGCGGTAGCGGTCGTGCATCTCGGCCTGCACGTCGACGGCGTAGGCCGTCCCGACGTGCGGGGCCAGGTCGTCGGTGTAGAAGCCGGTGCCGCTCCCGAGGTCCGCCACCCGCATGCCCGGATCCGGCGCGAGGAGCGCGTGGAGTTCCTCGCGCGAGCAGTAGCGGTACCGGGTCGCGGCGTCCTCCAGTTTGTCGGCCCGGTCGCTGTCGAAGGTGTGAAAGCCCATACGCCCCGCTGCGTCCGGGTGGGCATAAGTCCCACGTGCGGCGACGGTGCCCCGACGGTAGGGTTAAATCCCCGCCAACCGCTCTTTCGGCCATGGGCGTGACCATCAGGAAACCCACCGCCCGCCAGTGCGAGGACTGTGGCCGGCGGGAGGTCTGGAACGACGCGACGAGCACGTGGCGCATCGCCGTCGACGACGGCGGCGAGCGACTCGTCGGCGAGGTGTACTGCATCCACGAGTGGGACATCAACGGCACGTTCGTCCCCATCGAGGGGGACGCCGCCGACGCCGACGCGTGACCACCACCGCCCTCGTCACCGCGCCGCCGGCGGAGGCGCGGGAACTGGCGCGCCGACTCGTCGACCGGCGACTCGCCGCCTGCGTCAACCTCGTCCCCTGCACCTCGATCTATCGGTGGGAGGGTTCGGTCGCGGAGGACGACGAGGCGATCCTCCTCGCGAAGACGACCGAGGACCGGTTCGACGAACTCGTCGACCGGATCGTCGAGTGGCACTCCTACGACGTACCCTGCGTCGAGCGCGTCGACGTCGCGGACGCCCACGAACCGTTCGCGTCGTGGTGTGCCGAGGCCGTCGCGGAGGAGTGATCACTCGGCGTACGCCGGGTGGGTGTCGCCGACCAGTCGCTCGAACGCCCGGATGGCGACCCCGTGGACCTCGACCAGGACGACGACGCTGGCGACGATGATGGCCACCTGCCGGGGCGTCGAGAGGAGGCCC encodes the following:
- the aglF gene encoding UTP--glucose-1-phosphate uridylyltransferase AglF codes for the protein MQAVVLAAGEGTRLRPLTEDKPKGMVDVAGKPILTHCFEQLVDLGAEELVVVVGYRKQDIISHYGDSFGDVPITYTHQREQKGLAHALLTVEEHVDDDFMLMLGDNVFRANLGDVVSRQREDRADAAFLVEEVPWEEASRYGVCVTNDYGEITEVVEKPEDPPSNLVMTGFYTFTPAIFHACKLVQPSNRGEYEISEAIDLLIRSGRTIDAIGIEGWRIDIGYPEDRDEAERRIENEE
- a CDS encoding formyltransferase family protein, translating into MTERTQLDLVRELAPDMVVSVGFDHLVPAEILDIPDHGCVNLHPAYLPYNRGMSPNVWSIVEDTPAGVTLHYMDADFDTGEIIARREVDTSFSDTGKDLYRRLEAEQFDLFTDVWPDLVAGDVESTPQTDAEGTYHTIEDFQRLCEIDPDEEVRAGDFLTRLRALTFPPFDNATVEIDGERYYVDIDVRPAEEGDEEAREGFLESY
- a CDS encoding polysaccharide biosynthesis C-terminal domain-containing protein, encoding MKIGQTSAVHFLSQLSLSLMGFLANLYLANVLGASVLGTYFLSVSIIIWLSVLGDIGIHNALKKRLSEGCRSDHVWTASVVLQLATLVVLSAGVVLFSGSLNRYVGAPIAMIVLVALWTNVAFEFVKATLDGGHKVHISSLLDPANVGVRSVVQIVFTFAGYRLFGLFFGFVLGEIIALVIGLKFVTKRVTTPNRTDFRRLIDFAKFSWISPVKGRSFLSMDTIILAWFVANSQIGVYEIAWNVAAIFAIFTASVGRAMFPEMSQASTENDGDRIATYTELSLSFSGLFIIPGLVGSVLLGEFVLSLYGAEFTAGYTTLIVLVCSRLVASFESQFTNTLNAVDRPELTMRSNLLFVGTNAVANVVLIDQFGIMGAAAGTTVAVLLSGGYAYSLAVSEVPFVIPFDEFARQAGSAVIMGVVVFVGMGLVPSTLIWNLGLICLGAIVYLFVLLALSDTFRTAVVSNVLSSDV
- the aglG gene encoding glucosyl-dolichyl phosphate glucuronosyltransferase, with protein sequence MQVSVVVCTYAMDRYEAFTEAVESALAQTYDPLEVVLVVDGNEAVYERVLEDFGDVENVLTHCNEENHGISYSRTKGAELASGEVVAMIDDDAVAHEDWIAELVSTYEETDAVAVAGDVRPDWQTEKPDFFPAEFYWLVGCVEPGFADDGEEVRNGYGSNISFRRDVFLEAGGYDTHTGRRGDKHIQAHEAPVCIRIRELTGQGVVYTDDAVVDHKLFDYRGEFTWLVARSFWQGYSKRVMSLLYPDEDGDETDYLRFLFLDRVPRRVKGCVTKPSVAAVLQILTIFVFTGAVGLGYLYAFLTPGLLEKVETVEE
- a CDS encoding glycosyltransferase — encoded protein: MSGRPLTIVVPVYNDPEGVKRTLHSLDSQWVPDISVAVVDNGSSDETHRVVKNFAPTHIDLCCRSESTIQSSYAARNTGIRHVDADVIAFLDADVTVADNYFDRALAHLERNDLDYLGCRVDLTIPDGQHTRTARYNAHTGFPIQQYLDRHRYVPTCALFVRREVFADVGLFDPRLISGGDMEFGNRVDATEYDMGYCADAVASHPVRTSLRSLYGKNVRVGRGHCQLQRYYPKRYGEPPIPPRHEPLDVETADLSIDDRLAFGALSTAMTAARASGYARELLSPSDTGADVDGPPSL
- a CDS encoding glycosyltransferase; this encodes MRAIEIAPNHSAGQRMHLAISTTSLRVGGAERVAVNLSTGLVERGHDVDLVLVSAEGQLLGELHEDVNVVDLSARRVLTGVPSLHRYLRRAEPDLLYSMMPHNNVAAAMALATNEDIPFVPSVHNMPSSELGSTKDVLLFLAARSVYQNADHCVAVSAGVRNDLVRTMGLSREDITVIYNPIVSDRLKRQASRDPEHPWFDEADVILGAGRHIEQKGFETLLRAFAIAQENVSRELRLIISGQGPKTEEYCRLADSLGIVEDIDFPGFVDNIYAYLASADLFVLPSRWEGFGNILVEAMACGTQVVATDCQSGPAEILEEGAYGRLVPVDDVHGLADSMVAQLEDDRSFDVRKRASAFGIDTVAEAYEDLFADLVERKPRNG